The sequence TTGACACATCcaaactttaaaatttaattcttttaaaatgtagccTACTATATAGacctacattaaaaaaaatactatatGTTATACATCTAGGCTTCGGCTACTGAAACTACAGTAACTTAGCCCACTAACTAGAAATTTCTGATATAGCCAGCTACACAGTGTCCGCTTAGCTGGTGAAATGGGTAACGTTCCATTCGTGTCCGTCATTTTAAACGTACGAATGTGGAAACGGTGACTCTAAGCTACATCGTActcatttattgaaattaaattgaacgtttccatttattgtaaaaGTCTCCATTCTTGCCAAAAAgtgtaaatattatttctgaGGAATTCTCCATTTTAAGTGGCAAATGTCACGGTGTATTGGCGATGTCACTTTGTTGATGCTCTAGCTATGTTGTTGTTAACTGTAACGTTATCTGtacaatgttattacaatgttgcCGTTATGTTTGGTTGTAAACAGAATCTTCAATAAAGTTTAACGAGCTTGCGTATTAATTTATAACGGTGATAAAGCCACTTTCACTGGAACTACTTCATAGCCGTGGATTATTACCGTGCATTCACTGGGAAATAATTCACAgtcctccagccaatcagaaacgagtatttaaccaagccgtggtataaacctgtttaaataaagccatttgaacctgtAGGCTAATTGTTAGTCCCGTCTCTAACAGACAAGTTCGCAAAATCTAAGGTTAGAGggataaaaatgatttcagaaaataaaattattatttaggggtgctgagatgaaatttaggtgtgctTGAGCACCCCTAGAGTCAAAAATCGCCAATGATATACACTTTTGGTAGTATGTTTTCTTCATGattcatatttatgaaatacaataaatacgCATTTTATTCTGGCGTCAACACTTCAATATCTACGTACTCTGAATTGTAAGTGAATGGACGTACCCAAACTACCTAAATCACACCACATGCATTCAAACTATTTTACTCTGTTTAAACAATCCACACAGCAAAAGGACAGACGGATCACACCCGTGGTTTATTGAATGTGTACCACTGACTCTTCTGACAGTTTtcataaaaagattttttaaacatctcaAAGCATCAAAAGTAGTCAACCAGCAACACTCCCACAGAGCCACGATCATCGAGAACAAAACTGACAGTGCAAATTAATGTATCTGCAAAAATCATATGAAATACTTTTTAAACCAGGTTTAACTTTCAGACATCGGAATTACAAATACCTATTCCTGAAGAGATTCACAGTCAGTTATATTTGAGCACAGGTGCACAGAGTCGAGGCTTAAATTGCAGGTTGAAAACAGCGCTTTCACCGGACttattttggcttgtttttgtattttggcGCCCCCTAGCGTCTCTAGATAGTGCATAACAATAATGTCTTCCCACAAGCCACCACCAACAAACCAGAACATCTCAGACAGATCTGACGGGCTTAAAGagaattcattattattatatgccTCTACAACTGAGAAActtgtgctttctgtttttgctttgtctcttAACCTGTAAGTGTGCTATACAGAACATGATGCTGAGTGGGACAACTGCAGAGTCAAAGAACCTACAAAAACATGAGTATCTTCACATACTGGTGATAATAAAAAACCTAATTCTGTGCCCTATCCAGTCAAACAAATCAACTTCTTTTAACCAGTAAGCTtgatttgagaaaaaaaatgctgcagcCCCCTTCACAAACAAAATCTGACACCTAAAATACTGCTGGATGACACTGAACTGGACCCAAAACGTTTTGCAGAACCGCAAGGAATAATCAAGGTGTGTACATAAAGAAAAGGCCGAGGATTCTCTTGGACGGTCAACGGAAGTTGGCAGAGTTTTTCCCTCCTCAGGGCAGGAATGTTAACCACTAAGGATTTGGAGTGATAGATCGACCCGTGTGTTCACTATGGAGCCTGCTGCAGATCTACGAGCACACGAGAGACAGGGCTGGGAAAGGTTCACTTCATCCAGATCAAATTAAGAATAAACCTAAAAAGGATCcagggttttggggggggggggtttgggagcCTATTAGAAGCATTGAGCCACGCTGCACCCCCTCAGTGGAAAACGGTCTGCCGCCAGCGCTTGTCGTACAGGAAGGGCCACAGGCTGTCCCGCACCGCCGTCCTGAAGGGCGTGGCCTCCACGCTGAGGCCCAGCGATTCCAGCCGAGAGCACTCCAGCTGGGCATTGTGGGGCCTCTGGGCTCCTGCACCGGCAGGCTGTTCCGTCAGctagagagaggagagggagggagagagagagagagagagagaaagaggtggaggggagagagagagagagagagagagagagcgcaacagacagggagggaaagagacagagggggagagggggagagggagaaagagggacaaggggggatgagagaggagaaagagagaaggggggagagggatgagagaggagaaagagagggggagagggatgcaagaggagaaagagggaggaaaataGGGATATAGGCAATATAGGAAATTagcagagaaaacaaatataatcttccttactgtaaatatttgtagcttgttttctgtgaaaattcttgttcttgtctctcagtgtcattgtgttatgtcgaactgttgtattgtcaccgtgggcctgagagaaacgcaatttcaatcctccatatgtcctgtgcatattggagaattgacaataaagttgactttgactttgaataTATTGTttacaaagaaatgcaaattattttttaaaaactggctGAGCTAAGTGAGTAACgtactgatttttaaaataaaaatcaggaCACACAGCCCTCCAGGAACTGAACTGGAAATAAGTATTcagaagaatgaaaataatttttacattaataaagGAATATCTATAATTTTTCAGAGCACAGTCTTTACAGTATCACAACAGAGAGAGCTGGCAATACTTTACAAGTTATATCAGGTTGCTTTCAGAATAGTAAGTCTCTGAAGTCTGTCACGAGTGTCACCCATAACACTCTTCCAGTTAATCTGTGATTCCAACAAATCACTGAACTAAGGATTTCAAGCATGAGGCAGCCCGTTGAATCTACTTGGCAAGTATTATGTTTTTAAGCACAAAACATCAAACACGGTTTATGGAAATCCTCTCAACAGAAGATCACCAGAGCAAGGCGTCTGCATATTTACAGAGTTCATCTGCTTAACAGACACCCAAAGTCTGGGCAatttacattgcaaaaaaaattccacatcTGACACATTCTGCTTCATACCATTCATAGGGCTGGATTTTCCACAAGCAAAATCAAGCTACAGAATATACACTATACAGCATCTTGGCTCTGCCCAAGATTCAAAACCTGCACATGCTCTTGCTCCtacatgcatttattaataaataaaccaacagatgacattttgaaacaaaggTCCCTTGTCATTACCGCTGACCTTGTGGTCCCTGAGAGGAACAGCGTGTGCTGGCCTGACTCGTCTGTACAAACTGTCCCTTCCTGAACGGTCTGATGCATATACAGAATCACGCACATTTCTCTTTCTGGGATTCAAACTCAATTTGCGACCCCCCAGGGGGGTCCAgaggctgttgccatggcaaccacgCCACACACCAACACTCAAGGTGGTTGCTGGGGAGGCtgaagggttagggttagggaggctgttgccatggcgatTGCTCACCACTATTAGGTAGCCGTTGGGGAGgtggtagggttagggttagggaggCTGTTGCCACGGCGACTGCTCACCGGTATAAGGTGGCTGCTGGGGAGGTTGAAGGCGTCGGCGATGGCACAGGCCATCTCGTATTTGGTCATCTGCTCCTTGCCAGAGAAGTGGAAGATCCCTCGCAGGGATGGGTCCTGAGtacgcggggggggggttgacagacaaacatacaaacatcagaggacacattaaaaacacaggcagCTGTGCGGTCCCTGGAAGCTGCTGTCTAGGTTCATTACTTTCTTTGTCTGTGCTTTCACCTATTCTATGCAAGACGAATGACACTGAATGCATCACAACATCTGAAAGTATTGTTGGGCCTAACAACTTctgcacacagaacagcaggccGTCCACATTCTCTCCCTGCAGACCAACATACGGCCATCGCTGCAGTAATTCTGATCAATAACACTGAACTTGAGGTCTACCACAAAACAAGCATGTTGGTACCACGTGCCAATGAATAGAATGGCTAATTCCTTTTAGGCTGGTGTCAGTAGTCACGTTCCATGATGTAACAGTTGCGGAACTAAAAAAACATAAGACATAGCGTAACAGAGCGTAAACTGTTCATATGGGTCACTGAAGGTTATTTGCACCGTTCCTGACAGAAGACAGATCATCCATCTGGATAATTGAGGGTTATTTCTACTGTTCCGCCTAAGGTAGATAATTTATATGAATCCTTAAGGGCTATTTGTACCACAATGGACCATTTGCATAGATGATTGATGGTTATCTGTGATGTACTTGTGTATAAGGCTCAGCTAAGGTTCCCTGTATGTGATAATGTGGATGTTTTAAAGGGATTGCAGGTGGACGGGTGACTCCAAGCTCACCTGCAGCCTCCTCTCGGCCATCAGCCTGCAGACGCGCGCCACGTCGTTGACGTAGGTGGGGAAGCGCTGCTGGCAGTGATCCACGGTGCAGCTCTCCGACCCCTCCTGCACCCGGTCCCACAGCACCGTCACCGCACTCTCATCCACCCGTTCCACCTCCCCGTACAGGATGGGTACCCTGAGCACTGCCGCGcctgggggagagggtggggggagggcgaGTCAGACTGGGACAGCTCAGAGAGTCGTACACACTGCTGATCCcgggtggagagagggagtcagtcaCACTGGAAAACCTCAGAGAGAGTCATACACACCACCCACTGCCAAGCTTAGAAGAGAAAAGGTGTCAGTCACACTGGTAAGCCTcagagagagtcacacacaccatgcacctgaggaagagagggagtcTGTTATGCTGGTACACCTCAGAGAGtcatacacaccacacaacgctgagcctggaggagagagggagtcatTTCCACTGGGACACCTCAGAGAGTCATACACATCGCCGTGcatgggagagacagggagtcaGTCACACTGGTACAGCTCAGCATCATAAACGCCGCTGCACTGGCAAAGAGACAGGGAGTCAGTTACACTGAGACACCTCAGAGAGAGTCATACACACTGCTCATcaacggggagagagagacagtcagtcACAATGGGAGATCTCAGAGATAGAATACACACCATCACTCCTAAGAGGCAAGAGAGGTGCACggtaataacacacacacaaccacgcaCAATCTGACACAGTTTCTTTGGTTGGTCATCAGTGTACACAGCTACACAGACGTCTTCCAAGGCCCACAGAAGCACTTTCTTCgccaaaaaaggagaaaaaaaggctcAAGAATTAGCTGTGCACCTTTACCCAAAAAGCTTAAACAGAAAAGCTTGTGATGGAAAACTCTGTGGCATTAATGGACACGGTTCTGTTCTggtgatgacaatgatgatgatggatgaTACTGAGCAAGAGGAAGACAGGGAGTACCCATACCTGGGTTGTGTCTCAggacctccctctctccctccagtttGGACTTTCCGTACAGGTTCAGAGGATTGGGTGCATCATTCTCACCATAGGGGGGGTTACGCCCGTCAAACACGTAGTCCGTACTGATGTAGATGAGAAAGATCCCAgctgtaaaatgaaagtaaCTGTAAACAGCAGAGCACTGAAAGCATGctggcacacagacatacatacacag comes from Megalops cyprinoides isolate fMegCyp1 chromosome 3, fMegCyp1.pri, whole genome shotgun sequence and encodes:
- the mat2b gene encoding methionine adenosyltransferase 2 subunit beta isoform X1, translating into MNVRDKELKIHFTPGHVELVQESIDTPYRRVLVTGATGLLGRAVYKEFQNNAWQTLGCGYSRARPRFLKCNLMDEDAVRGVIQDFQPHVIVHCAAERRPDVVERHTEAAMNLNIHASATLAKEAAGIFLIYISTDYVFDGRNPPYGENDAPNPLNLYGKSKLEGEREVLRHNPGAAVLRVPILYGEVERVDESAVTVLWDRVQEGSESCTVDHCQQRFPTYVNDVARVCRLMAERRLQDPSLRGIFHFSGKEQMTKYEMACAIADAFNLPSSHLIPLTEQPAGAGAQRPHNAQLECSRLESLGLSVEATPFRTAVRDSLWPFLYDKRWRQTVFH
- the mat2b gene encoding methionine adenosyltransferase 2 subunit beta isoform X2, translating into MSSSGRKRKPHLMESIDTPYRRVLVTGATGLLGRAVYKEFQNNAWQTLGCGYSRARPRFLKCNLMDEDAVRGVIQDFQPHVIVHCAAERRPDVVERHTEAAMNLNIHASATLAKEAAGIFLIYISTDYVFDGRNPPYGENDAPNPLNLYGKSKLEGEREVLRHNPGAAVLRVPILYGEVERVDESAVTVLWDRVQEGSESCTVDHCQQRFPTYVNDVARVCRLMAERRLQDPSLRGIFHFSGKEQMTKYEMACAIADAFNLPSSHLIPLTEQPAGAGAQRPHNAQLECSRLESLGLSVEATPFRTAVRDSLWPFLYDKRWRQTVFH
- the mat2b gene encoding methionine adenosyltransferase 2 subunit beta isoform X3; protein product: MPGFPYGDIQESIDTPYRRVLVTGATGLLGRAVYKEFQNNAWQTLGCGYSRARPRFLKCNLMDEDAVRGVIQDFQPHVIVHCAAERRPDVVERHTEAAMNLNIHASATLAKEAAGIFLIYISTDYVFDGRNPPYGENDAPNPLNLYGKSKLEGEREVLRHNPGAAVLRVPILYGEVERVDESAVTVLWDRVQEGSESCTVDHCQQRFPTYVNDVARVCRLMAERRLQDPSLRGIFHFSGKEQMTKYEMACAIADAFNLPSSHLIPLTEQPAGAGAQRPHNAQLECSRLESLGLSVEATPFRTAVRDSLWPFLYDKRWRQTVFH